One Pseudomonas brassicacearum genomic region harbors:
- the lipB gene encoding lipoyl(octanoyl) transferase LipB: MSCTLGFRELGRMAYEPVWHAMQRFTNERGNTADDEVWLVEHPPVFTQGQAGKAEHLLLPGDIPVVKVDRGGQVTYHGPGQLVAYLLLDVRKLGFGVRELVTRMETCLIELLASYGVTAAAKPDAPGVYVDGAKIASLGLRIRHGCSFHGLALNVDMDLSPFRRINPCGYAGLAMTQLRDHTGSIEFAEVSARLRAQLVKHLDYAEQTTLTGGID; the protein is encoded by the coding sequence ATGTCGTGCACGCTGGGCTTTCGCGAGCTGGGTCGGATGGCTTACGAGCCGGTCTGGCATGCCATGCAACGCTTCACCAACGAGCGCGGCAACACCGCCGACGATGAAGTCTGGCTGGTGGAACACCCTCCGGTGTTCACCCAGGGCCAGGCCGGCAAGGCCGAGCACCTGTTGCTGCCGGGGGATATTCCGGTGGTGAAGGTCGACCGGGGCGGGCAGGTGACCTACCATGGCCCTGGCCAATTGGTCGCCTACCTGTTGCTGGACGTGCGCAAGCTGGGGTTTGGCGTACGTGAGCTGGTCACGCGCATGGAGACATGCCTGATCGAGCTGCTGGCCAGCTATGGCGTGACCGCGGCAGCCAAGCCGGATGCGCCGGGTGTCTACGTCGACGGGGCGAAAATCGCTTCCTTGGGCCTGCGGATCCGCCACGGCTGTTCGTTTCACGGCCTGGCGTTGAACGTGGACATGGACCTTTCGCCGTTTCGACGGATTAATCCCTGTGGTTACGCGGGGCTGGCAATGACCCAGCTGCGCGATCACACAGGATCGATTGAATTTGCCGAGGTAAGTGCCCGGCTGCGCGCGCAGCTCGTCAAACACCTCGACTATGCTGAGCAGACGACCCTTACGGGCGGAATCGACTGA
- a CDS encoding DUF493 domain-containing protein has translation MTDSEVNAPKIEFPCADYPIKVIGDTGVGFKDRIIAILEKHATVDHKTLAERQSTNGKYTTIQLHIIATGQEQLYDINSELRATGFVHMVL, from the coding sequence ATGACAGACTCCGAAGTAAACGCGCCAAAAATCGAATTCCCCTGCGCGGATTATCCGATCAAGGTAATCGGCGACACCGGTGTGGGTTTCAAGGACCGGATCATCGCGATCCTTGAAAAACATGCCACCGTTGATCACAAGACCCTGGCCGAACGCCAGAGTACCAACGGCAAGTACACGACGATCCAGTTGCACATTATCGCCACTGGCCAGGAACAGCTGTACGACATCAACAGCGAGTTGCGCGCGACCGGTTTCGTGCACATGGTGTTGTGA
- the mltB gene encoding lytic murein transglycosylase B yields MQAMRGWSTRHAPWIGLVGFLGAAPQALAGDYEGSPQVAEFVGEMTRDYGFAGEQLMGVFREAERKQSILDAISRPAERVKQWSEYRPMFITEARVARGVDFWRQHEAALARAEQEYGVPAQVIVSIIGVETFFGRNTGNFRVIDALSTLGFDFPPRAEFFRKELREFLLLAREEQVDPLTLKGSYAGAMGLPQFMPSSFRAYAVDFDGDGHINIWTNPTDAIGSVASYFKRHGWEAGQPVVSRADVRGDRVDEGLTEGLEPTKTVGELRALGWSSHDALRDDMPVTAIRLEGEQGPEYWMGLKNFYAITRYNRSVMYAMAVHQLSEELVKARGVK; encoded by the coding sequence ATGCAAGCAATGCGTGGCTGGTCGACGCGGCATGCGCCGTGGATTGGCCTGGTCGGCTTCCTGGGCGCTGCGCCGCAGGCCTTGGCCGGCGACTACGAAGGCTCGCCCCAAGTGGCCGAATTCGTCGGTGAAATGACCCGCGACTACGGTTTTGCCGGTGAACAGCTGATGGGGGTGTTCCGCGAGGCCGAACGCAAGCAGTCGATCCTCGATGCGATCTCCCGGCCCGCCGAGCGGGTCAAGCAGTGGAGCGAGTACCGGCCGATGTTCATCACCGAGGCCCGCGTTGCCCGGGGCGTGGACTTCTGGCGCCAGCACGAGGCCGCGCTGGCCCGTGCCGAGCAGGAATACGGCGTGCCGGCCCAGGTCATCGTGTCGATCATTGGCGTCGAGACCTTTTTTGGCCGCAACACCGGGAATTTCCGCGTGATCGACGCGCTGTCGACCCTGGGCTTCGATTTCCCACCCCGCGCCGAGTTCTTCCGCAAGGAACTGCGTGAATTCCTGCTGCTGGCCCGCGAAGAGCAGGTCGACCCGCTGACGCTGAAGGGTTCCTACGCCGGGGCCATGGGCCTGCCGCAGTTCATGCCCAGCAGTTTCCGCGCCTACGCGGTGGACTTCGATGGCGACGGCCACATTAATATCTGGACCAACCCGACCGACGCCATCGGCAGTGTTGCCAGCTATTTCAAGCGCCACGGCTGGGAAGCCGGGCAGCCGGTGGTCAGCCGCGCCGACGTGCGTGGCGACCGCGTCGACGAGGGCCTGACCGAAGGCCTGGAGCCGACGAAAACCGTCGGGGAGTTGCGGGCGTTGGGCTGGTCGAGTCATGATGCGCTGCGTGATGACATGCCGGTCACCGCGATCCGCCTGGAAGGCGAGCAGGGCCCCGAATATTGGATGGGCCTGAAGAATTTCTACGCGATTACGCGTTATAACCGCAGCGTGATGTACGCCATGGCCGTACATCAACTGTCTGAAGAGCTGGTCAAAGCACGGGGCGTCAAATAA
- a CDS encoding septal ring lytic transglycosylase RlpA family protein: MRALPTYQPLKLVALAALSLLVVSCSTSRAPAQKNTTAVRATPGLDINRAHKDGAPWWDVDVSRIPDATPTLHTGPYKANPYTVLGKTYFPLSESKRYVASGTASWYGTKFHGQNTANGEVYDLYGMSAAHKTLPLPSYVRVTNLDNNKSVILRVNDRGPFYSDRIIDLSYAAAKKLGYAEIGTARVKVEGIDPQEWWAQRGRPAPLMLNEPKVAQNAAPTVTASTGTVEQWTPPPQQHAAAVVPMQLDAKKNASATASGQYLQVGAFANPDAAELLRSKLSSMVSAPVFISSIVRNQQTLHRVRLGPIGSPGEVQQVQNSVRLANLGSPSLVTAE, from the coding sequence ATGCGGGCATTGCCTACCTATCAACCCCTGAAGCTCGTGGCATTGGCCGCGCTGTCGCTGTTGGTCGTCAGTTGTTCGACCAGCCGCGCCCCGGCCCAGAAAAACACCACCGCCGTGCGCGCCACGCCGGGCCTGGACATCAACCGTGCCCACAAGGACGGCGCGCCGTGGTGGGACGTGGACGTCTCGCGCATTCCCGACGCGACGCCAACCCTGCACACCGGCCCCTACAAGGCCAACCCGTACACGGTGCTGGGCAAGACCTATTTCCCGTTGTCCGAGTCCAAGCGCTACGTCGCTTCGGGCACGGCGTCCTGGTATGGCACCAAGTTCCACGGCCAGAACACCGCCAATGGCGAGGTGTATGACCTGTATGGCATGAGCGCGGCCCACAAGACCTTGCCGCTGCCCAGCTACGTGCGGGTGACCAACTTGGACAACAACAAGAGCGTGATCCTGCGGGTCAACGACCGTGGGCCGTTCTACTCCGACCGCATCATCGACTTGTCGTATGCGGCGGCGAAAAAACTCGGTTACGCTGAAATCGGCACCGCGCGGGTCAAGGTCGAAGGCATCGACCCGCAGGAATGGTGGGCCCAGCGCGGCCGTCCGGCGCCTTTGATGCTCAACGAGCCGAAAGTGGCGCAAAATGCCGCGCCGACCGTGACGGCGTCCACCGGTACGGTCGAGCAATGGACGCCACCGCCGCAGCAACACGCCGCAGCCGTGGTGCCTATGCAGCTGGACGCAAAAAAAAACGCTTCTGCAACAGCGTCTGGCCAGTATCTGCAAGTGGGCGCGTTCGCCAACCCGGACGCTGCCGAGCTGCTGAGGTCGAAGCTCAGCTCGATGGTGAGCGCCCCGGTGTTCATCAGTTCGATCGTGCGCAACCAGCAGACACTGCATCGGGTGCGCCTGGGGCCGATCGGTTCTCCGGGTGAAGTCCAGCAAGTGCAGAACAGTGTGCGCCTGGCCAATCTCGGTTCGCCGAGCCTGGTCACCGCTGAATAA
- a CDS encoding D-alanyl-D-alanine carboxypeptidase family protein, protein MNITTFAKRLCLLVPLLLSPAAFAAEMMPAPPQLAAKSFVLMDASSGEVLVENNGDQRLPPASLTKLMTAYIATLEIRRGQIGENDPVTVSENAWRTGGSRMFIKVGSQVTVSDLLHGIIIQSGNDASVALAEHIAGSEDAFADMMNKTVADLGMTNSHFMNPTGLPNPEHYSSAHDMAVLARAIIHEDPAHYAIYSQKEFFWNGIKQPNRNLLLWRDKTVDGLKTGHTDEAGYCMVSSAVRDGMRLIAVVFGTSSEVARAAETQKLLTYGFRFFETQTFYQKGTELAQAQVWKGTTNQVKAGLAQDLTMTLPKGQLKKLAASMTMNPQLTAPIAKGDVIGKVEVKLDDKVVHSADLIALDAVEEGGIFRRMWDSIRLFFYGLFN, encoded by the coding sequence ATGAACATCACCACCTTTGCCAAACGCCTTTGCCTGCTAGTCCCGCTGCTTCTCTCACCGGCCGCGTTCGCGGCCGAGATGATGCCGGCTCCTCCTCAACTGGCTGCCAAATCCTTTGTACTCATGGATGCCAGCAGCGGCGAGGTGCTGGTGGAGAACAACGGTGACCAGCGCCTGCCGCCGGCCAGCCTGACCAAGCTGATGACCGCCTACATCGCGACCCTGGAAATTCGTCGCGGCCAGATCGGTGAAAACGATCCGGTGACCGTCAGCGAAAACGCCTGGCGTACCGGCGGTTCGCGGATGTTCATCAAGGTCGGTTCGCAAGTGACCGTCAGCGACCTGCTGCACGGCATCATCATCCAGTCCGGCAACGACGCCAGCGTCGCCCTGGCCGAGCACATTGCCGGCAGCGAAGATGCGTTCGCCGACATGATGAACAAAACCGTCGCTGACCTGGGCATGACCAACAGCCACTTCATGAACCCTACCGGCCTGCCGAACCCCGAGCATTACTCGTCGGCTCACGACATGGCGGTCCTGGCGCGGGCGATCATCCACGAAGACCCGGCTCACTACGCCATTTACTCCCAGAAAGAGTTCTTCTGGAACGGCATCAAGCAGCCTAACCGCAACCTGCTGCTGTGGCGCGACAAGACCGTCGATGGCCTGAAGACCGGTCACACCGACGAAGCCGGCTATTGCATGGTGTCTTCGGCTGTTCGTGACGGCATGCGCCTGATCGCGGTCGTCTTCGGCACCAGCAGCGAAGTGGCCCGTGCCGCCGAGACCCAGAAGTTGCTGACCTACGGTTTCCGCTTCTTCGAAACACAGACCTTCTACCAGAAGGGCACCGAACTGGCCCAGGCCCAGGTCTGGAAAGGCACCACCAACCAGGTGAAGGCCGGCTTGGCCCAGGACCTGACCATGACCCTGCCCAAAGGCCAGCTCAAGAAGCTCGCTGCCAGCATGACCATGAACCCGCAACTGACCGCCCCCATCGCCAAGGGCGATGTGATCGGTAAAGTCGAAGTCAAATTGGACGACAAAGTGGTGCACAGCGCTGACCTGATCGCTCTGGACGCGGTCGAGGAAGGTGGTATCTTCCGCCGCATGTGGGATAGCATCCGTCTATTCTTCTACGGCTTGTTCAACTGA
- the mrdA gene encoding penicillin-binding protein 2 has translation MPQPIRIKDHEKDARLVRGRVVFGAITVVTLICVLIARLYFLQVIQYEYHSTLSENNRVHVQPIPPTRGLIFDRNGVVVADNRPSFSLSMTRERSGDWQHVLDVIVEVLQLTPEDRAIFEKRMRQGRRPFEPVPILFELTEEQIALIAVNQFRLPGVEVVAQLVRHYPQGPHFAHSVGYMGRINEKELKTLDPVNYSGTHHIGKTGIERFYEPELHGQVGYEEVETNARGRVLRVLKRTDPIPGKDIVLSLDIKLQEAAEAALGGRRGAVVALDPNTGEVLAMVSQPSFDPNLFVTGISFKAYSELRDSIDRPLFNRVLRGLYPPGSTIKPAVAIAGLDSGVVNASSRVYDPGYYQLPNYDHKYRNWNRTGDGYVDLETAIMRSNDTYFYDLAHKLGIDRLSSYLGKFGIGQKVSLDMFEESPGLMPSREWKRATRRQAWFPGETLILGIGQGYMQATPLQLAQATALVASKGKWYRPHLAKTIEGQKPVDPNPMPDIILRNPSDWQKVNNGMQQVMHGARGTARKAAIGAQYRIAGKSGTAQVVAIKQGEKYDRSKVQERHRDHALFVGFAPADNPKIVVSVMVENGESGSGVAAPVVRQIMDAWLLDEHGQLKPEYASPTTAEATAREE, from the coding sequence ATGCCTCAGCCGATCCGCATCAAGGACCACGAAAAAGACGCCCGCCTGGTGCGGGGCCGCGTCGTGTTCGGTGCCATTACGGTGGTGACGCTGATCTGCGTGCTGATCGCGCGGCTGTATTTCCTCCAGGTGATTCAATACGAGTACCACTCGACCCTGTCGGAAAACAACCGCGTGCATGTGCAGCCGATTCCGCCGACCCGCGGGCTGATTTTCGACCGCAATGGCGTGGTGGTGGCGGATAACCGGCCCAGCTTCAGCCTGAGCATGACCCGTGAACGCTCCGGCGATTGGCAGCATGTGCTCGACGTGATCGTCGAAGTGCTGCAGCTGACGCCCGAGGACCGGGCGATTTTCGAAAAGCGCATGCGCCAGGGGCGGCGCCCGTTCGAGCCGGTGCCGATCCTGTTCGAACTGACCGAAGAGCAGATCGCCCTGATCGCCGTGAACCAGTTCCGCCTGCCCGGCGTCGAGGTGGTGGCGCAGTTGGTGCGGCATTATCCCCAGGGGCCGCACTTTGCCCACTCGGTCGGCTACATGGGGCGGATCAACGAGAAAGAGCTCAAGACCCTCGATCCGGTCAATTACAGCGGCACCCACCATATCGGCAAGACCGGCATCGAGCGCTTCTACGAGCCTGAACTGCATGGCCAGGTGGGTTACGAAGAGGTCGAGACCAACGCCCGTGGCCGAGTGTTGCGGGTGCTCAAGCGCACCGACCCGATTCCCGGCAAGGACATCGTCCTGAGCCTGGACATCAAGCTGCAGGAAGCCGCCGAAGCGGCGCTGGGCGGGCGCCGTGGCGCCGTGGTGGCGCTGGACCCGAACACCGGCGAGGTCCTGGCGATGGTCAGCCAGCCGAGTTTCGACCCGAACCTGTTCGTCACCGGGATCAGTTTCAAGGCCTACTCCGAGCTGCGCGATTCCATCGACCGGCCCTTGTTCAACCGCGTGCTGCGCGGCCTGTATCCGCCGGGCTCGACCATCAAGCCCGCCGTGGCGATTGCCGGGCTGGACTCTGGCGTGGTGAACGCCTCGAGCCGGGTCTACGACCCCGGCTATTACCAACTGCCGAACTACGATCACAAATACCGCAACTGGAACCGCACCGGCGACGGTTACGTGGACCTGGAAACGGCGATCATGCGCTCCAACGACACCTACTTCTATGACCTGGCCCATAAGCTGGGGATCGATCGGCTGTCGTCCTACCTGGGCAAGTTCGGCATCGGCCAGAAAGTCTCCCTGGACATGTTCGAAGAATCCCCCGGCCTGATGCCGTCCCGGGAGTGGAAGCGCGCGACCCGGCGCCAGGCCTGGTTCCCCGGCGAAACCCTGATCCTGGGGATCGGCCAGGGCTACATGCAGGCAACGCCGCTGCAACTGGCCCAGGCCACGGCCCTGGTGGCGAGCAAGGGCAAGTGGTATCGCCCGCACCTGGCCAAGACCATCGAAGGCCAGAAGCCGGTGGATCCGAACCCGATGCCGGACATCATCCTGCGCAATCCGTCGGACTGGCAAAAGGTCAACAACGGTATGCAGCAGGTGATGCACGGCGCCCGGGGGACCGCGCGCAAGGCGGCCATCGGCGCGCAGTACCGCATTGCCGGCAAGAGCGGTACGGCCCAGGTCGTCGCGATCAAGCAGGGCGAGAAGTACGACCGCTCCAAGGTCCAGGAACGCCACCGCGACCACGCCTTGTTCGTCGGTTTCGCGCCGGCCGACAACCCGAAAATCGTCGTGTCGGTGATGGTCGAGAACGGTGAGTCGGGCTCCGGCGTCGCCGCGCCCGTGGTGCGCCAGATCATGGACGCCTGGCTGCTGGATGAGCACGGCCAGCTCAAGCCTGAATACGCAAGCCCCACCACTGCGGAGGCTACGGCCCGTGAAGAATAA
- the rodA gene encoding rod shape-determining protein RodA produces MRRRATLLQRMHIDGPLLILLLTLAAGSLFVLYSASGKSWDLLAKQATSFGIGLVSMVVIAQLEPRFMARWVPVAYVVGVCLLVVVDVMGHNAMGATRWINIPGVIRFQPSEFLKIIMPATIAWYLSKRSLPPQLKHVCISLLLIGIPFILIVRQPDLGTSLLILAGGAFVLFMGGLRWRWILSVIAAAVPVSVAMWYFVMHDYQKQRVLTFLDPESDPLGTGWNIIQSKAAIGSGGVFGKGWLMGTQSHLDFLPESHTDFIIAVMGEEFGLVGICVLLLIYLLLIGRGLVITAQAQTLFGKLLAGSLTMTFFVYVFVNIGMVSGLLPVVGVPLPFISYGGTSLVTLLSAFGVLMSIHTHRKWIAQV; encoded by the coding sequence ATGCGCCGTCGCGCCACGTTGTTGCAGCGCATGCACATCGATGGGCCGTTGCTGATCCTGCTGCTGACGCTGGCCGCCGGCAGCCTGTTCGTGCTGTATTCGGCCAGCGGCAAGAGCTGGGATTTGCTGGCCAAGCAAGCCACCTCGTTCGGTATCGGCCTGGTGTCGATGGTCGTCATCGCCCAGCTCGAGCCGCGGTTCATGGCGCGCTGGGTACCGGTGGCCTACGTGGTGGGCGTGTGCCTGCTGGTGGTGGTGGACGTGATGGGCCACAACGCCATGGGCGCTACGCGCTGGATCAACATCCCCGGGGTGATCCGCTTCCAGCCTTCGGAATTCCTCAAGATCATCATGCCGGCGACCATCGCCTGGTACCTGTCCAAGCGTTCCTTGCCGCCGCAGCTCAAGCACGTGTGCATCAGCCTGTTGTTGATCGGCATCCCGTTCATCCTGATCGTGCGCCAGCCGGACCTCGGTACCTCGCTGCTGATCCTGGCTGGCGGTGCCTTCGTGTTGTTCATGGGCGGGTTGCGCTGGCGCTGGATTCTCAGCGTGATCGCCGCCGCCGTGCCGGTGTCGGTGGCCATGTGGTACTTCGTGATGCACGACTACCAGAAGCAGCGCGTCCTGACCTTCCTCGATCCCGAGAGCGATCCGCTGGGCACCGGTTGGAACATCATTCAGTCCAAGGCGGCCATCGGTTCCGGCGGGGTATTCGGCAAAGGCTGGCTGATGGGCACCCAGTCGCACCTGGACTTCCTGCCGGAAAGCCACACCGACTTCATCATCGCGGTGATGGGCGAGGAGTTCGGCCTGGTGGGTATTTGTGTGTTGCTGTTGATCTACCTGCTGCTGATCGGCCGCGGGCTGGTGATCACGGCCCAGGCCCAGACATTGTTCGGCAAGTTGCTCGCGGGCAGCCTGACCATGACGTTTTTTGTTTATGTTTTCGTCAACATCGGTATGGTCAGTGGCCTGTTGCCGGTTGTGGGGGTGCCGTTGCCATTCATTAGCTACGGAGGAACTTCGCTGGTGACGCTACTGTCAGCGTTTGGGGTTTTGATGTCGATCCATACCCATCGTAAGTGGATCGCGCAGGTTTGA
- the lipA gene encoding lipoyl synthase produces the protein MTTDAVQTMIPTLDVTERPAPRAKVEAGVKLRGAEKVARIPVKIIPTTELPKKPDWIRVRIPVSPEVDRIKALLRKHKLHSVCEEASCPNLGECFSGGTATFMIMGDICTRRCPFCDVGHGRPKPLDVNEPESLAIAIADLKLKYVVITSVDRDDLRDGGAQHFADCIREIRKLSPNVQLETLVPDYRGRMDIALEITAAEPPDVFNHNLETVPRLYKAARPGSDYQWSLTLLQRFKQMMPHIPTKSGLMLGLGETDEEVIEVMQRMREHDIDMLTLGQYLQPSRSHLPVQRFVHPDTFAWFAEEGYKMGFKNVASGPLVRSSYHADEQAKLVKAELLGS, from the coding sequence ATGACTACTGATGCAGTGCAAACCATGATCCCGACGCTGGATGTTACCGAGCGTCCGGCCCCGCGTGCCAAGGTAGAGGCCGGCGTCAAGCTGCGCGGCGCCGAAAAGGTTGCACGCATCCCGGTGAAGATCATTCCGACCACCGAATTGCCGAAGAAACCCGACTGGATTCGCGTACGCATCCCGGTGTCTCCGGAAGTCGACCGTATCAAGGCCCTGCTGCGCAAACACAAGCTGCACAGCGTCTGCGAAGAAGCTTCCTGCCCGAACCTGGGCGAATGCTTCTCCGGCGGCACCGCCACGTTCATGATCATGGGCGACATCTGCACCCGGCGCTGTCCGTTCTGTGACGTCGGCCACGGTCGGCCGAAGCCATTGGACGTGAACGAACCAGAAAGCCTGGCCATCGCCATCGCCGACCTGAAGCTCAAGTACGTGGTCATCACCTCGGTGGACCGCGACGACCTGCGTGACGGCGGTGCCCAGCACTTCGCCGACTGCATCCGTGAAATCCGCAAGCTGTCGCCGAACGTGCAGCTGGAGACCCTGGTGCCCGATTACCGTGGGCGCATGGACATCGCCCTGGAAATCACCGCCGCCGAGCCACCGGATGTGTTCAACCACAACCTGGAAACCGTACCGCGCCTGTACAAGGCTGCGCGTCCGGGTTCGGATTACCAGTGGTCGCTGACGCTGCTGCAGCGCTTCAAGCAGATGATGCCGCATATCCCGACCAAGTCTGGCTTGATGCTGGGCTTGGGTGAGACCGATGAGGAAGTCATCGAGGTCATGCAGCGTATGCGTGAGCATGACATTGATATGCTGACCTTGGGGCAGTACTTGCAGCCTTCGCGTAGTCACTTGCCGGTGCAGCGTTTTGTGCATCCGGATACCTTTGCCTGGTTTGCTGAGGAAGGGTACAAGATGGGGTTCAAGAACGTGGCTTCGGGGCCGTTAGTGCGGTCTTCGTATCATGCGGATGAGCAGGCTAAGTTGGTCAAGGCTGAGCTTTTGGGGTCCTGA
- the arfA gene encoding alternative ribosome rescue factor ArfA has protein sequence MSKKPSKHGPNKAKSIIAQPLFRSRQERPNKGKGSYRREAFQSDNWEASCFVAA, from the coding sequence ATGAGCAAAAAGCCATCCAAGCATGGCCCCAACAAGGCCAAGTCCATCATCGCCCAGCCCCTGTTCCGCAGTCGTCAGGAACGACCCAACAAGGGCAAAGGCAGCTACCGCCGCGAAGCCTTCCAGTCTGACAACTGGGAGGCTTCTTGCTTTGTGGCAGCTTGA
- the holA gene encoding DNA polymerase III subunit delta — MKLPPAQLGKHLQGALAPVYIISGDDPLLCQEAADAIRSAARQQGFDERQVFAADASFDWGTLLQAGASMSLFAEKRLLELRLPSGKPGDKGAAALIEYCSRPAEDTVLLISLPKLDGSAQKTKWGKALVEGQQTQFVQIWPVDVSQLPSWIRQRLSQAGLSASQDAVELIAARVEGNLLAAAQEIEKLKLMAEGGQITVETVQAAVADSARFDVFGLTDAILNGEAAHALRMLEGLRGEGVEPPVILWALARELRLLANLSLQYSQGVPLDKAFSQARPPVWDKRKPLMSKALQRYSAPRWAQLLLEAQRIDAQIKGQAAGSPWMSLSRLSLLMAGQRLTLPAE; from the coding sequence ATGAAACTGCCCCCCGCCCAACTCGGCAAACACCTGCAAGGCGCCCTCGCGCCGGTCTACATCATCAGCGGCGATGACCCGCTGCTGTGCCAGGAAGCCGCCGACGCCATCCGCTCTGCCGCCCGCCAACAAGGCTTCGACGAACGCCAGGTGTTCGCCGCCGACGCCAGTTTCGACTGGGGTACGCTGCTGCAGGCCGGAGCGAGCATGTCGTTGTTCGCCGAAAAACGCTTGCTGGAGCTGCGCCTGCCGTCCGGCAAACCCGGCGACAAAGGCGCTGCCGCCCTGATCGAGTATTGCTCGCGGCCGGCCGAAGACACGGTGCTGCTCATCAGCCTGCCGAAACTCGACGGCAGTGCGCAGAAGACCAAATGGGGCAAAGCCCTGGTCGAAGGCCAGCAAACCCAGTTCGTGCAGATCTGGCCAGTGGACGTCAGCCAGTTGCCGAGCTGGATCCGCCAACGCCTGTCCCAGGCCGGCCTCTCGGCCAGCCAGGACGCGGTGGAGCTGATCGCTGCCCGGGTCGAAGGCAACCTGCTGGCCGCCGCCCAGGAGATCGAAAAGCTCAAGCTGATGGCCGAGGGCGGCCAGATCACCGTGGAAACGGTGCAGGCCGCCGTGGCCGACAGCGCGCGCTTCGATGTCTTCGGGCTGACCGATGCGATCCTCAACGGTGAAGCCGCCCATGCCCTGCGCATGCTCGAAGGCCTGCGGGGCGAAGGCGTCGAGCCGCCCGTGATCCTCTGGGCCCTGGCCCGGGAGTTGCGCCTGCTGGCCAACCTGTCGCTGCAATACAGCCAGGGCGTGCCGTTGGACAAAGCCTTCAGCCAGGCTCGTCCGCCAGTGTGGGACAAACGCAAGCCGCTGATGAGCAAGGCCCTGCAACGCTACTCGGCACCGCGCTGGGCGCAATTGCTCCTCGAAGCCCAGCGCATCGACGCGCAAATCAAGGGCCAGGCCGCCGGCTCGCCGTGGATGAGCCTCAGTCGGTTGTCGTTGTTGATGGCCGGTCAGCGGCTGACTCTGCCAGCAGAATAA
- a CDS encoding lytic murein transglycosylase yields MPFCLSRRWPLRQMIVAASVALLVACAEKPTAADAQPLQTVPAVTAPAVVPPVVPTGDDLAIAPTQTFAEWQAGFRKEALAAGIRADLFDRAFIGVSPDMSVIKADRSQPEFTRPVWEYLDGALSPLRVRKGQALIDQHAQILQSIEQRYGVDRQALVAVWGMESNFGQFQGTKSVINSLATLAYEGRRPGFAHAQLIAALQILQQGDITPEKMLGSWAGAMGQTQFIPTTYNTHAVDFDGDGRRDIWGSATDALASTAHYLQSSGWQRGQPWGFEVRLKARFNYPLADGTIRKPVSEWLQLGVSLPNDGQVPAGSEHLSASLLLPAGYRGPAFLVLDNFRAILKYNNSSSYALAVSLLSERFAGAGLIDGQWPKDDLPLSRSERIELQTLLSKHNYDAGNPDGIIGANTRKAIRSAQQSFGWPADGYPTHQLLEGLRSR; encoded by the coding sequence ATGCCCTTTTGTCTTTCCCGTCGCTGGCCACTGCGCCAGATGATCGTTGCCGCAAGCGTCGCCCTGCTCGTCGCCTGCGCCGAAAAACCTACCGCCGCCGACGCCCAACCGCTCCAGACAGTCCCTGCCGTCACGGCTCCAGCCGTCGTGCCACCTGTGGTGCCGACCGGTGATGACCTGGCCATTGCGCCCACCCAGACCTTCGCCGAATGGCAGGCCGGGTTCCGCAAGGAAGCACTGGCCGCCGGGATCCGTGCCGACCTGTTCGACCGCGCCTTTATCGGCGTCAGCCCGGACATGAGCGTGATCAAGGCCGACCGCAGCCAGCCGGAATTCACCCGCCCCGTGTGGGAATACCTCGACGGCGCGTTGTCGCCGCTGCGGGTCCGCAAGGGCCAGGCCCTGATCGACCAACATGCGCAAATCCTGCAAAGCATCGAGCAGCGCTATGGCGTCGATCGCCAGGCCCTGGTGGCGGTGTGGGGCATGGAAAGCAACTTCGGTCAGTTCCAGGGCACCAAGTCGGTGATCAACTCCCTGGCGACCCTGGCCTATGAAGGACGGCGCCCGGGCTTTGCCCATGCGCAACTGATCGCCGCCCTGCAGATCCTGCAACAGGGCGATATCACGCCGGAAAAAATGCTCGGTTCGTGGGCCGGCGCCATGGGCCAGACCCAGTTCATCCCCACCACCTACAACACCCATGCGGTGGACTTCGACGGCGACGGTCGCCGCGACATCTGGGGCAGCGCAACCGATGCCCTGGCCTCGACCGCGCACTACCTGCAAAGCTCGGGCTGGCAACGCGGCCAGCCGTGGGGGTTCGAAGTGCGGCTCAAAGCGCGGTTCAACTACCCTCTCGCCGATGGCACGATCCGCAAGCCTGTCTCCGAATGGCTGCAATTGGGCGTCAGCCTGCCCAACGACGGTCAGGTTCCGGCCGGCTCCGAACACTTGTCGGCGTCCCTACTGCTGCCGGCCGGCTATCGTGGCCCGGCGTTCCTGGTGCTCGACAACTTCCGCGCGATCCTCAAGTACAACAACTCTTCGTCCTATGCATTGGCAGTCAGCCTGCTGTCCGAGCGCTTCGCCGGCGCCGGGTTGATCGACGGCCAATGGCCCAAGGACGACCTCCCCCTGAGCCGCAGCGAACGGATCGAATTGCAGACACTGCTCAGCAAGCATAACTACGACGCCGGCAACCCGGACGGCATCATCGGCGCCAACACCCGCAAGGCCATCCGCAGCGCCCAACAGTCGTTCGGCTGGCCGGCGGATGGGTATCCGACGCACCAATTGCTGGAAGGGCTGCGTAGCCGCTGA